The sequence TCTCGCTTCCCGTCTAACCGCGGCTTCCAGTTCCTTCGGGTCAACGGCTGTGCCCGCCGCTTTGCAGGCGTATTCAAAAGCTTCCTCAATACTTCGCTCATCCCATAAAAGAGTATCATCCAAATCAAACAGTACGGCCGCAATCGGCATTCCACTACTCCCTCTCTATAATAAACTTTGCAATTGTTGCTCTATACTATTTGTGCTCTACAGGAATATGGTTTAGCTGACCAAAACGCTCCATCCGCTCGCCCATGACAGCCGTGTCATAACGGTTGATCAACCGCGAGAAAATCCATTGCCCCCGTTTGGCTTTGGGCTTAATGTTAACGGAGCCGCGGGATATGATGATTTTCTCGATGTCAGCTGCCTCAAGGAACCTTTGGCGGTTAAATTTGAAAGTAGAGACCCGTGCCCGTTCAACTTTCAAATAAGGGCGCCGAAAGAAAATCATTGCAGCCAGTGCAAAATAGAGCACGACGCCGATCCAATTCATTACCAGGCTGTTTTGGTTGGCTGAAGACGTATCGAACTGGCCTATGGTCCAGTACAAAGCCCCCAGTGCCGCAAGCAGTACAGGAAAAACAATATTGCGTCCCTTGTATACGTCGGTTGGACCGGCCTTGGATGAAGAATTGATGGAATCCTTACCCTCTTTTTTTCTTCTCTTGTTAACCTGATGCGTGTTGCGTTGAACCATTCTTTCCCAAGAACGGGCCATTTCATTTCCCCCTAGTCTTCCTGAAATATCTATGATAAGGCGGCTTCGGCTTGATTAATGAAGGTTTCTTCCACCGTCTCGTTCATTTCCATTGTCATCCACAATTTCAATCGACTCCAATTGAGCACGGAAATTGCGGCGGACATTGCCAAGGTATATCTCCCGAAGCTTGGCGCGTTCAGCCAATTCCTCTTCGTTAAGTCCGACGCTCTTATGTTTGCGTGCCAGCTCATTAATGCGATTAACCAGTTCATCTATATTCAAAATGTTCCCTCCTAATTAATGCATGATCGTTCATACCAGCGTCACTGTAATTTGATGAAACCGGTAGAACAGCTTTAAATTCATTCTAACTTTGCCATGAGAAAAAGAGCTTGTCAAGGCGGCTCCCCTGAAAGCTCAGTTGTACTGCAATAGACCTAATATCCTTCTGCCTGTTATTTCAGTACTTTGCAAAATTTGCTCTAAGGCGCTAAACGGAATTATGCCAATGCTCATTTGTATACGGGAATGGACAATATATCTCCAGCCTGAATATCGGAACCGCTCAAATGATTATGTCGTTTAATAGCATCAATATATACGACAGTTCTCATATCGGAAGATTTATTCTTAAGAGCGATACTCCAGAGTGTATCGCCGGGCTCCACTACAATCCGCTTCTCCTGCTGCGGCGAAGATGCCGAACTGGCAAATACCTGGCTTACCACGGTAAATCCCGAAATAATTAGAAGAAGCACAATCATCAGCTTAAAAACATCCTGCTGTTTCAATACGATACGGGCTTTCTTGATGATCGCTTTAATGTTCTTTACGGATGGGTTTGTATGGTCAGAAACCGAGCTCCGGCGCGTTGAGACGGCCTCCGGTGTCTCATTATAAATGCTGCGGTATGTACTATATTTCAACATCTATCATCAGCCTCCAAACACTTGTTCTTACTCGCAAAATTAATATAGCACGAACATGTGTTTCGATCAAGAGGTTTTTCGAACGATTGTTCCCTTTTATTTTCTTAGAACTTATGTTTGTGCGAACGGAAGTTCTATGTTATAATTTTCCCAAACATTACTAGATGGGGTGTATTCCGATGTCAAAGATTTCGAGTCGCCAGCTGGCGATCCTGGAATTTATACGTAACGAAGTTCGCAGCAAAGGGTATCCGCCTTCCGTCCGGGAAATTGGAGAAGCGGTCGGCCTGGCATCCAGTTCTACCGTACACGGGCACCTTGACCGGTTGGAGAAGAAAGGACTTATCCGCCGCGATCCCACGAAACCGCGCGCCATTGAGCTGCTGGGTCAGGAAGACTCTGAAAATGTCCATCAATTCGTGCAGACCGTTGCCCGAGTTCCGGTTGTCGGCAAGGTGACTGCGGGTGTGCCTATTACAGCAACAGAGAATATTGAAGATTATTTCCCCCTTCCCACCCATTACGTTGGAGATAACAAGGTCTTTATGCTATCCGTTATGGGAGACAGCATGATCGAAGCCGGTATTATGAACGGAGATTATGTCATCGTCCGCCAGCAGCAGACCGCCGATAACGGCGATATTGTGGTCGCTATGACCGAAGATGACGAAGCTACCGTCAAGACCTTCTATAAGGAACGCGATCATATTCGCCTGCAGCCTGAGAATCCGGACTATGAGCCGCTCCGGCTTAACCGGGTGAGTATTTTGGGTAAGGTGATTGGATTGTTCAGAGATATCCAGTAGCTGTACACATTTGAAAGGCGGCCAGTTAAATGAGGCCGCCTATTTTCGTATATATTTTTTACGGCTAAGCTTATTTCGCCGCACTACGCTATTCAAGGAAATTCGAACGGCATATGCACTCCCTGCATATTTTGTATCGTAAAGGAGTGCTAATCATATGCCAAATTATCGGATCATTGTCGATTTATCCGAGCGCACGCTGTATCTTCTGGATAACGATACAGTCATTCGTGGCTTCCCTGTAGGAATCGGCAAAATGCTGACCCAGACACCCCAGGGAGAATATACTATCGTTAATAAGCAAGCCAATCCAGGCGGACCGTTCGGCGCATTCTGGATGGGGCTTTCCAAGCCCCATTACGGCATTCACGGAACCAATAATCCCGCGTCTATCGGCCATGAAGTCTCACACGGTTGTATCCGAATGTACAACGCCGACGTTCTTGAGCTGGCCCGGATGGTTCCGCTGGGTACAAGGGTTACGATTCGCCAATAGTGAGGATTCTTATAGTTTCCTGCGTTATAGTCTGACCTACCCAATAACTATAAAGTCCTCTTCTGGGGCATTTTCTATAAAAATGGCTCGACAGACATGAGGATACAGCCGATTAACTCCACTGTCCATGTCTCCGCTCGCGAACTTCAAGCTTGCTATATTCAATCTGACCGTCCAGTATATGACACTCTCAACCATAAGCGTAAGCCATGTGAAGTTCATCGTCTATCAACCTTTGGAGTTTCCACCACATTGCATATCTTTCCTCCAAAAATAGAGAACCCCTCGGCGCTCACAGCACCGAGGGGTTCGTCTTTTAATAAAGCGTAAGGTATTGGTTTCTTTCCCAATCGTGTACTTGGGTACGGTAGATATCCCATTCTATTTCCTTTAGCTCATAGAAGTGCGCCAGGGCATGCTCGCCAAGAGCGTCGGTGACTACGGAGTTACGGATCAGTTCACCCAGTGCTTCCTTAAGATCCGCCGGCAGACTCGGGATGCCCTCCTCGATCCGCTCTTCTTCGGACATAATGTAGATGTTGCGGTCAATAGGAGCAGGAAGATCAAGCTGCCGCTTAATGCCGTCCAGACCCGCCTTCAGCATAACCGCCAACGCGAGGTAAGGGTTGGCCGCCGGGTCCGGGTTCCGGACTTCAATGCGTGTGCTGAGTCCTCTGGAAGCCGGGATACGGATCATCGGGCTGCGGTTGCTTGCTGACCAGGCAACATAGCAAGGGGCTTCATATCCGGGAACCAGGCGCTTGTACGAGTTCACCGTAGGGTTCGTGATTGCCGCAAGCGCCCGCGCATGCTTCAGCAAGCCTGCCATGTAGCTGCGCGCAGTATCGCTGAGACCAAGCTCATCTTTTTCATCATAGAAGGTATTCTCGCTGCCTTTGAACAGCGATTGGTGGCAGTGCATACCCGAGCCGTTCATACCGAACATAGGCTTAGGCATAAATGTGGCATGCAGCCCATGCTGGCGGGCAACCGTCTTCACTACCAGCTTGAACGTCTGGATTTGGTCGGCCGCCTTGATCGCATCGGCATACTTAAAGTCGATCTCATGCTGTCCATACGCGACCTCATGGTGTGAAGCTTCGATTTCGAAGCCCATTTCTTCCAGCGTCAATACGATTTCGCGGCGGCAGTTCTCTCCGAGGTCCATTGGGGCAAGGTCGAAATAGCCGCCTTGATCGTTGAGCTCTGTCGTCGGATTGCCCTTTTCATCGGTCTGGAACAGGAAAAATTCCGGTTCCGGTCCAACGTTCATGGAAGTAAAGCCCATTTCTTTCGCTTCTTTAAGGCAGCGTTTCAAAATACCGCGGGGATCTCCGGCAAACGGAGTTCCGTCCGGCATATAGACATCACAAATAAGACGGGCAACGCGGTCTTCGGCCACCCATGGAAAGATTACCCAAGTGTCGAGATCAGGATATAAATACATATCGGATTCTTCGATGCGGACATAGCCTTCGATGGAAGAGCCATCAAACATCATTTTGTTGTCCAACGCCTTCTCCAATTGGCTGACGGGAATTTCCACATTCTTAACCGTACCAAGCAAATCGGTAAACTGGAGACGAATGAACCGGACATTCTCTTCCTTGGCAATGCGCAAAATATCTTCTTTAGTAAAGCTCACTATACCCTCTCCCTTTCGCGCTTCTGTATGTGTTATTTATTGAAAAACCGGGATAACTCACCTTGAATGAGAGATACTTGTCCCGGTCTTTTCCCGGAAACCAACTCCTGCTTAAGCAGCCGGTGGAGTTGGGAATCGGACAGCTCGCGCCGCCGGACTTCCGTGTCGGGGGTAATGACGGTAGCTTCTTCGGATTCCTTCGATACCGGGTTCATCACCTGCTTGATACCGGCAATATTAACTCCTTTTTCAATCAAAGCCTTAATTTCCAACAAACGCTCTACATCGTTAAAAGAGAATAATCGCTGGTTGCCCGAGGTGCGCGCCGGAACAATCAAACTATGCTGTTCATAATAGCGGATTTGCCGTGCGGACAAATCGGTAAGTTTCATTACAATTCCAATAGGAAATAACGCCATATTTCTGCGGATTTCATCACCCATGACTCATCCAACCTTCCAATGATCTTTTTCTCATCTCATTGTACATTTTCGGCTATGACGTGTCAATGACATGTGAGATATACTCACAACATTTTTGGCTTCTTCTTACAGTAAATTGCGATCCCGCATACTCTGCAGCGCCATCAGCACACCATATTTGACATGCGAATAGGTCAATCCTCCCTGCATGTATCCGATGTATGGAGCCCGAATTGGAGCGTCTGCAGACAACTCCAGGCTGCCTCCCTGAATAAAAGTTCCCGCCGCCATAATGACCGGATGCTCGTAGCCAGGCATGTCCCAAGGCTCAGGAACAGCATGGCTGTCTACGGCAGCGGCCCGCTGAATTCCCTGGACGAAGGCGATCAAATGCTCGGGTCCGTCAAAAGAAATAGCCTGTATAAGATCGGTCCGCTGCTCCTGCCATGCAGGCTTGGTGCGAAACCCGCAGCGTTCAAACACGGCGGCAGCGAAAATGCTTCCTTTTAAGGCTTGTCCGACCGTATGAGGAGCCATGAACAGCCCCTGATAAAGCCCCCGTGTCGTCCCCAGCATCGCCCCGACTTCCCCGCCGATGCCCGGCGCCGTAAGCCGGTAAGCCGCCAGTTCCACCAGATCTCTTCTGCCGCATATATACCCTCCGGTCTCGGCGATCCCGCCTCCGGGGTTTTTGATTAGGGAGCCTGCCATCAGATCGACGCCGACCTGGGATGGCTCCATTTCCTCGGTAAATTCCCCGTAGCAGTTATCAACGAAGACGACAGCGCCCGGCGCCATTTCTTTAACCTTGGCCGTCATCTCCCCGATCTGTTGCACCGTAAAAGAAGAGCGCCAGTCATAGCCACGGGACCGCTGGATCCCGATTACCTTCGTCGCGGGCGTCAAAGCACGTTCAACCTCCGCCCAGTCAACTTCTCCCTCTTCGGTGAGCGCCGCTTCCCGGTAGGTTATGCCGAAATCCGCCAAAGAGCCTGTCCCGTCGCCCGGCTTGCCGATCACCTTATGCAAAGTATCGTAAGGCCGCCCGGTAATGTACAGCAGTTCGTCCCCCGGCCGGAGCACGCCGAACAGCGCTGTGGAGATCGTATGCGTTCCCGAAGCGAAATGAGGCCGCACAAGCGCCGCTTCCGCACCGAATACATCCGCATATACCAGATCCAGCACCTCCCGGCCTCTGTCATTATAGGCGTAGCCCGTTGAGCCGGCAAAGTGGAAGTCGCTGACTTGGTGCCTTTGAAAAGCTTCGATTACTTTCCACTGGTTAAGATCCACAATCCGGTCAAGAGTTCTGACCGCTTCCTGAATCTCTGCTTCCGCTGCTTCCGCCGCTTGTAAAATATCTTCTGCAAATACTGCCATTTGCGTCTGTCTCTCCTTACATACACTTCCCATAATCATAACAGTAAACGGCAGAAGGCTGTCGCTTATATCTGTAAAATAGGATGCCATTTTGAATTAAATAATAATATCCCTGGAGATTTACTGAGTTATAGCGCTGTTCAAATTTGCTGCTATTAATCTCGGCCTGCCTGATCCACGAAATCGGTCAGCAAATATCCCCATTTTTCATAATCGTCCTTGTTCACCCGCACGCAGTATAGGATATCGTTCTCCTCGAAAGACTGATCCAACACATCCCCCACTCTATACAGGAGGGAAGTCAAATCGCCCCGGCTGGACGGAATCCGGAAACTGAGCGTATCTCCGGCCAGCTCATTCTGAATGGTGTCTGCAATCCGGGCTAGATCCTCCGGATTAAAGGCACTGACCTTCATAAAGCCCGGGCCTCCTGGCAGCATCTCAAGTTGTTCGGGCCGACAAAGATCGCTCTTGTTGAACAGAACAATCTTCGGCTTCTCAGCCGCTCCAAGGTCCTCCAAAATGGACTCCACAACCTCCATCTGATCTTCCCGCATCGGGGAAGAGGCATCGACTACGTGCAGCACCAAATTGGCCTCGTTAACCTCTTCAAGCGTCGCCCGGAACGAGGCAACGAGATCATGCGGAAGATTCTGGATAAAACCAACAGTGTCTGTCAGCACGACACTCTTGCCGCCAGGAAGTTCAAGCAGCCTGGATGTCGGGTCCAGCGTAGCGAACAGCTGGTTCTCGATGTAAACGTCCGCATCGGTCAGCTGCTTAAGCAGTGTGGACTTGCCGGCATTCGTATAGCCAACAAGAGCCACCTGCACCACTCCGCTCTTGCGCCGCCGCTCGCGGTGAAGACTCCGCGTCTTCACCACTTCATCAAGCTGGCGCTTAAGCTCGCCGATCCGGTCCCGGATATGCCGGCGGTCCGTCTCCAGCTTGCTCTCCCCGGGTCCTCTTGTGCCGATGCCGCCGCCCAGCCGGGACAGATTCTTGCCATGCCCCGACAGGCGCGGCAGCAGGTAAGACAGCTGGGCCAGTTCCACTTGGATAATCCCCTCCCGGGTCTTCGCCCGGCCGGCAAAGATGTCCAGAATGAGCTGCGTGCGGTCAATGATCTTCAGGTCTAGAGCTTCCTCCAAATTACGTACCTGAGCGCCCGACAGCTCCTGATCGAAAATCGCCGTATTGGCGCCTAGCCCATCCGCAGCCATCCGAAGCTCCTCGACCTTGCCTTTGCCGATGAACCATTTTGAATCCGGCGTTTCCTTATTCTGGCGCAGCACTTCAAGCACTTCAACCCCGGCGGTTTCCGCCAGCTGAACCAGCTCCTGAAGTGAATATTCGGGATCAATTCCGGTCCGTTTGACCTCATCGGTCACAAGGCTTACCAGAATCGCCCGGTCCTGTATTTCTGTATTTGTCTCATGCGTCATAATCGCCATATGCATCTCCTTTTGCGGAATATAAGAACTTATGTGCCTAAGCGTATCTCTACCAAAGTCCTTATATTTTTACGAGAAACGGCTGCCCTTATAACGATACTAGTATCGCGCACTTAGAAAGCGCACAATTCCCTTTTAGGACGGCGCAGCCGTTTCTTCTTAGCTGATTCGTTTCCTACGGCCCGATTTACAGTTTGAAATCCTCGGTTCGCAGGGTCATCAGCTCCTGCTTGCCCGGACTATTATGTTCATACTGATTGAGCAGCCTTACGGCCTGACTGCGTACCGCTTTTTCGATCGCGTTGCGCACATAGCGCGCATTGCTGAAGGCATGCGGGCTATCCTCTTTCTCCACCATCAAATGCTGCTTTAACTTGAGTATCGCCTGCGGCATCAAAATGTAATCACGCTCCTTCGCCATCAGCTCGGCGATTTGCAGAAGCTGGTCGATCGTATAATCCGGGAACTCGACCTGGATCGGAAAGCGCGAAGGCAGCCCCGGATTGCTCATGAGAAAATAATCGATCTCGCTGGAATATCCCGCCAGAATAAGCACGAACTGACTGCGGTGATCTTCCATCGATTTGACAAGCGTATCGATCGCTTCCTTGCCGAAATCCTTGTCGCCGCCGCGAGCCAGGCTGTACGCCTCGTCGATGAACAGAATGCCGCCAAGCGCTTTTTTGACGAGATCCCGGGTCTTCTGCGCGGTATGCCCGATATACTCGCCTACAAGATCGGCCCGCTCCACCTCGATAAGATGTCCTTTGGTCAACACACCCATACGCTGAAACAATTTCGCGACTATACGCGCCACCGTCGTCTTGCCGGTACCCGGGTTCCCTTTAAACACCATGTGATAAGCCTGGCCGCCGCTTGCCAGACCCACTTCACTGCGCATTTGCGCAACCTGAAGCAGTGCGTATATCTCGAATACAAGCTCCTTAATATTGTCCAGACCTACCAGCGCGTCCAATTCTCCCCCGATCTCCTGGAAAAGACCGATTTGGGCATTGCTTTTGGGAGACGCCGATTCGCTGATCGCCGATGTTCCGCTCACAGCCGGTGTTTCGTGATTACGCAATACGATGTTGATTTGCCGCGATGGTCTGCCTTCATCCCGCCCGCTTGAAGCAGCGCTGCGTATGTTCATGGGTTCACCTCATTACTTAGGGCTGAGTGTTCTACTCAAGTCTATTCCCAAGGTTCAGGCGTTATTAGCAGATTCGGCATTTTCCCTTAAACAAGCTCAAAACATCTGTAGAAGCTTCCATTTCGTGTAGGCCAATATCTCCCTCGTCTTATACTTAGCCATCGACATCGTCTCCGAATCGGTAAGTCCGAGCTCAGGCCTCAAATACCCAAGCGATTCTGCAACCTCAAGCGCTCTGCGGCCATGAAAGGTATGGGTGATAACCACTGCCGTTGACCAATTCTCCCGCTGCATGATTTCCTGGCTGAACAGGAGGTTCTCGTAGGTTGACGTCGCTTTGTTCTCCACGGCAATCGCGCTGTCCGGTACGCCCCCGGCAATCAAATAATTGCGCATTCCCTGGCCTTCCGTATATCGATATCCTGGTTTATCAAGCCCGCCGCTAACAATAAAACGAGAAAAAAAGCCCTGTCTATACAGCTTCAACCCGTAGTCAAGCCGCTCCTTAAGCCCGGGACTGGGCTCATCGCCCCACATTGCCATACCGAGAATAATGCCAACATCCGCCTTCTTCATTGGGGAGGTCGTCTCCGCCTGATTGATGATGATCAACACATAAGTACTCCATAATATACCGGCGATCAGCAGAACGGCAGCTGTAAACACCATGATCCGCTTAAATCGCCATTTCCGTCCGCCCGCCGCACTGCTGCGAATCGGCAACGAGTCTAGAGCATACCTTTGCATCTAAAATTTCCTCCTGAATTCCCCATGATGAAACAATTCGGAGCGATGCTTTAGAGACAGAGTGAAAAAAGGAAAGGCGT is a genomic window of Paenibacillus durus ATCC 35681 containing:
- a CDS encoding DUF896 domain-containing protein produces the protein MNIDELVNRINELARKHKSVGLNEEELAERAKLREIYLGNVRRNFRAQLESIEIVDDNGNERDGGRNLH
- a CDS encoding LysM peptidoglycan-binding domain-containing protein; this translates as MLKYSTYRSIYNETPEAVSTRRSSVSDHTNPSVKNIKAIIKKARIVLKQQDVFKLMIVLLLIISGFTVVSQVFASSASSPQQEKRIVVEPGDTLWSIALKNKSSDMRTVVYIDAIKRHNHLSGSDIQAGDILSIPVYK
- the lexA gene encoding transcriptional repressor LexA, which gives rise to MSKISSRQLAILEFIRNEVRSKGYPPSVREIGEAVGLASSSTVHGHLDRLEKKGLIRRDPTKPRAIELLGQEDSENVHQFVQTVARVPVVGKVTAGVPITATENIEDYFPLPTHYVGDNKVFMLSVMGDSMIEAGIMNGDYVIVRQQQTADNGDIVVAMTEDDEATVKTFYKERDHIRLQPENPDYEPLRLNRVSILGKVIGLFRDIQ
- a CDS encoding L,D-transpeptidase, with translation MPNYRIIVDLSERTLYLLDNDTVIRGFPVGIGKMLTQTPQGEYTIVNKQANPGGPFGAFWMGLSKPHYGIHGTNNPASIGHEVSHGCIRMYNADVLELARMVPLGTRVTIRQ
- the glnA gene encoding type I glutamate--ammonia ligase — its product is MSFTKEDILRIAKEENVRFIRLQFTDLLGTVKNVEIPVSQLEKALDNKMMFDGSSIEGYVRIEESDMYLYPDLDTWVIFPWVAEDRVARLICDVYMPDGTPFAGDPRGILKRCLKEAKEMGFTSMNVGPEPEFFLFQTDEKGNPTTELNDQGGYFDLAPMDLGENCRREIVLTLEEMGFEIEASHHEVAYGQHEIDFKYADAIKAADQIQTFKLVVKTVARQHGLHATFMPKPMFGMNGSGMHCHQSLFKGSENTFYDEKDELGLSDTARSYMAGLLKHARALAAITNPTVNSYKRLVPGYEAPCYVAWSASNRSPMIRIPASRGLSTRIEVRNPDPAANPYLALAVMLKAGLDGIKRQLDLPAPIDRNIYIMSEEERIEEGIPSLPADLKEALGELIRNSVVTDALGEHALAHFYELKEIEWDIYRTQVHDWERNQYLTLY
- a CDS encoding MerR family transcriptional regulator: MGDEIRRNMALFPIGIVMKLTDLSARQIRYYEQHSLIVPARTSGNQRLFSFNDVERLLEIKALIEKGVNIAGIKQVMNPVSKESEEATVITPDTEVRRRELSDSQLHRLLKQELVSGKRPGQVSLIQGELSRFFNK
- a CDS encoding aminotransferase class I/II-fold pyridoxal phosphate-dependent enzyme; amino-acid sequence: MAVFAEDILQAAEAAEAEIQEAVRTLDRIVDLNQWKVIEAFQRHQVSDFHFAGSTGYAYNDRGREVLDLVYADVFGAEAALVRPHFASGTHTISTALFGVLRPGDELLYITGRPYDTLHKVIGKPGDGTGSLADFGITYREAALTEEGEVDWAEVERALTPATKVIGIQRSRGYDWRSSFTVQQIGEMTAKVKEMAPGAVVFVDNCYGEFTEEMEPSQVGVDLMAGSLIKNPGGGIAETGGYICGRRDLVELAAYRLTAPGIGGEVGAMLGTTRGLYQGLFMAPHTVGQALKGSIFAAAVFERCGFRTKPAWQEQRTDLIQAISFDGPEHLIAFVQGIQRAAAVDSHAVPEPWDMPGYEHPVIMAAGTFIQGGSLELSADAPIRAPYIGYMQGGLTYSHVKYGVLMALQSMRDRNLL
- the hflX gene encoding GTPase HflX, giving the protein MAIMTHETNTEIQDRAILVSLVTDEVKRTGIDPEYSLQELVQLAETAGVEVLEVLRQNKETPDSKWFIGKGKVEELRMAADGLGANTAIFDQELSGAQVRNLEEALDLKIIDRTQLILDIFAGRAKTREGIIQVELAQLSYLLPRLSGHGKNLSRLGGGIGTRGPGESKLETDRRHIRDRIGELKRQLDEVVKTRSLHRERRRKSGVVQVALVGYTNAGKSTLLKQLTDADVYIENQLFATLDPTSRLLELPGGKSVVLTDTVGFIQNLPHDLVASFRATLEEVNEANLVLHVVDASSPMREDQMEVVESILEDLGAAEKPKIVLFNKSDLCRPEQLEMLPGGPGFMKVSAFNPEDLARIADTIQNELAGDTLSFRIPSSRGDLTSLLYRVGDVLDQSFEENDILYCVRVNKDDYEKWGYLLTDFVDQAGRD
- a CDS encoding AAA family ATPase — protein: MNIRSAASSGRDEGRPSRQINIVLRNHETPAVSGTSAISESASPKSNAQIGLFQEIGGELDALVGLDNIKELVFEIYALLQVAQMRSEVGLASGGQAYHMVFKGNPGTGKTTVARIVAKLFQRMGVLTKGHLIEVERADLVGEYIGHTAQKTRDLVKKALGGILFIDEAYSLARGGDKDFGKEAIDTLVKSMEDHRSQFVLILAGYSSEIDYFLMSNPGLPSRFPIQVEFPDYTIDQLLQIAELMAKERDYILMPQAILKLKQHLMVEKEDSPHAFSNARYVRNAIEKAVRSQAVRLLNQYEHNSPGKQELMTLRTEDFKL
- a CDS encoding YdcF family protein is translated as MQRYALDSLPIRSSAAGGRKWRFKRIMVFTAAVLLIAGILWSTYVLIIINQAETTSPMKKADVGIILGMAMWGDEPSPGLKERLDYGLKLYRQGFFSRFIVSGGLDKPGYRYTEGQGMRNYLIAGGVPDSAIAVENKATSTYENLLFSQEIMQRENWSTAVVITHTFHGRRALEVAESLGYLRPELGLTDSETMSMAKYKTREILAYTKWKLLQMF